The Orcinus orca chromosome 12, mOrcOrc1.1, whole genome shotgun sequence genome includes the window AACTCGTGTCCTTAAATGAAAAAGGGCAGCCACAGGCATCTGGCCACTGAAGCTCTCTTCCTTTAGGAGGGTGGCTACCTGTAGAGGTGGACTCCTTAAATAACTATCTGCACCAAGGACCATTTGACATAGTTTAACCTTTGTGCAAAGACTCTTCACAGAAGCTGAAGTTGAAATTCATAGAGAAGCAAATAAAAGATGATGACCAATGAGTCCATCCAGGAAGGAGGATTCTTCATGGTTGTAACACCTGTTTGGCTGAAAGACTGTCTCCCCACTAACCCTTCTGTCTGTGAAGTTGCAGAAGATCCCTAGATAATGTACTTCCCCAGTTGCTAGCTTTAAATGTAAGAAATACAATTTAccccttaaaaaaaatgtaaactcagtgttaaaatttgtttttagatCAAATGAATTggatttgctgttgttgtttttatagcaatataagcaCAACAGTAAAGAAATGTTAAATCACCGTGTGAGTAAAAACAAGGATTTTGCCTCAGTGATGTGGATAACTATTCTTGGGGAAAGCACAAAAGGAGTCTGGGGGAAAAATAAGTGTCAGAATTACTATAGTATCTGCAACACCCACTGAGTTCAGCTTCCTTTACTTGCTTCCCTCACTTCTCATAAATGAGTGGAATCAAAGGAACTTTAGAATCTCCTATGTTCTGTCATTTTGTGTCCATATAATCCATTGAAAATCCAAGATGGTGATGTGGTGCACTTGTCtttctaaagaaaattaaattaaaatgccttaggatagaaatttttttaaaaaaatgttatacacttttaagtgatttttttcccctttatagtCACACTGGACAGCAAATGAGGATTGTAAACCACAAATatctaaagtttttattttagtctaaaatatatatactgtatcCAGCTGATTCTTAGGTAAGAATCACTATCTTTAATAATTCTCACATCGaatacaaaatacataaatatacaacTCTTTGGAAACATATTATTCTTTtgtgagacaaagaaaaaagatgtgttcaaagaaaatgtgttttacaTTGTAATGTCCAACTTGTGTGTGCTCGTTTCAGGTTAGAAACTCATTAGGCATTTGGGCCATGTCTTCAAAATTCTGTTTAGCCTATTTGTGATTTCCTTTcaataaaagacaagaaaagagagaaacaaaagcacCCTACTCAGGAATCCGGGAAAGCCTTTATGATTGACTCATAGGCAGGTGGGGCTGGTGTTGAAAGGCCAATCCGAAGACTGTGATTGGACCAGTGGAAATCAGGACGGCCCAGACTGTGGGAAGTGTTGATGGTGGAGGAGGTATTGGATGAAGGGAAAGTCACCATGTGACTCTCAGTTTCCACGGGAAGTGGTGGACTTTGCAGAAATGGATGGAAAGTTGAGCCCCTGAAGCTTGATTTTCTTGGAAAGGAATTGGCTTGTTCCAGGGAAGTTTGGCGCTGGAAAGTGAGGCTCGCCAGGCTGAGGTTGCTTCGACGTTCACAGCCACTGTGGCGGTAAAAGCCAGTTCTGTTGAGGCCGTGGGTGTAAGAAGATCTAGATCTCCGGCTTGAACTCCACTGTGAGATGGGGGCACTGGCTCTTTTtcgagagaaacaaacaaacaaagcccaaataAATCCTCCAATTACAAGTACAGTTGCCATGGACACTGTGAAGGACATTATAACGCCctctgaaacaaagaaaacaaagaggcaatTTGCTTTGTAAATAGGTGTCCAACTAAATACATAGGCAAAATACAAATAGTTACTATGGATTACATGATTAACTTCGATTTCGGATTTGGGAAATAGAAGATGGTGCTAGGTGGATATGAATAAATGAAGCGGATATGCTTCCGTTTATCAAAGCaaaagaataaaggataaaaaatgagatttttttaactGTAGCATTCCATATTGCTTAtgctattttattatctttaagaaattagtaattaaaaagtctcatttatttaaaaaggctGTTCTTTAGCTCATAAATTTTATGGAGTTGCAAATATAGTCCAGAGATTATTTCCTTTAGAGTTACGGTAGCAACTAATGTGccaaaaattgataaaaaaattTCATAGTCACATTGACTTTGCCTTTTCCTCTGTCTGCTTTCATCATCCCCACCAATGTCTTCCACCCACAGGCTGCATGATGCCTCACTTCCTGTTCTCATTCTGAGACAGGAAGTGCTGGGCTAGAACCACCTGGGGGGCTGactgatttatgtcatatttcCGGAACTCCTGGACTCTCACCTATATCTTTGACTCATTGATGACATGACCTATGCAGACTACTGAGCTCTTTCTTGGTTCCCAACCTGGTTCATGCTGTTATCATGCCCTTGTGATATTGAAATTCCTGTCCCCTGAATCCCCATGGAATCTCTGTTATAACACCAGTATCCTCCAACTCACAGAACTTGTATTTGTCCAGATTTCCTGTTGCGAGGAGGGGAAAATGCCAttcccaaatggaaattctacctTATCGCTTCTTCTTGTGAACTAAAAACATATTATTGAATAAAACTGGGTAGCAGAGACCCTGCATTGAATCGAAAGGCATGCTGGATATTAGAAGACCCTTCTGGCCTTACCACCCACCACACTTACCGACCCTCTACCCCATGATCTAACCCACAAGTCATGTTGATTTTCCCACTATCCCAAagcctgtctttctctctcaaatTCTGTGCATTTCAACATATTTTTCCTGATACctggatataattttaaaatttctgtttggaAAACTCAGTATGCATTGAATTTTAAATACAGTCAACCCAACAACTGAGTGTGGTCCATGAAAGAAGACCAGCAGAAAATCCGTCAAGCTGACCCCAGCCCAAGTTGCCAGCCCACAGAAGTGTGAGCTAAGTAAATggctgttttaagtcactatGTTTTGGGGTGgattgttacacagcaaaagatAACTGATTTAGGGTGCCAAACTCAGCTCTATTCCTAACATACTGtgtgatttttataaaatttatttagactcacttattttattactttcttcAAATCAAGGAGTTAGATTTTATGATTGCCAAAGTTCTCTCCAGTTTTTTGTTGTAATCTATGATTGTATACACAAAATCTATGATGcagaaataacaaaacaaaccaatattaacaaatacaaaagaataatTCATTTTTGGATATATTTTAGTGTCTTTCCACCTTATATTGTCACATTTATCTCCCGTGATAAGACTATATTTGTTATGTCCTATTTTCACAATTATCACAAATGCTTATATCAAAATCCTCTAAAACAACTATTTATGTCAAATCTAAGCAATACATTCTTTATACTAAGAAGATGATTTCTGAAATACAAGATGATTTATAACAGATCTTCTAGACCCAGTATTGTTCTTCAAAAATGTCTTTCATCAAAATAATATTGTCATAGCCTTAAAGTGCAATTTCTTGAGACTGGGATTTCATAGAGTTAGGCTTTCTCTGGAAAAAGCAATAAACACAGTCAGAACCTAAAATTAGCCTTATTGATAATACAGTAAAATTCCACATTAACTTGTATTTATCAGTGCCCCAAAATTTGGAAGCTAAAAAAGGGATTATAGAAAATCTGGGCTGCCAAGGCAGTGAAACCATGTAAATCAGAATTTTCCAAAGTTTCTTCTAAAacacaatagagaaaaacaagatgaccaactaaaaatatacaaaaccatGCCTTCAGCAtaattagaagacagaaaaaaaattcaaacttcaaTTTACCTAAACAATAaacagtgggggacttccctggtggcacagtggttgagaatctgcctgccaatgcaggggacacagtttcgagccctggtccgggaagatcccacatgcctcagagcaactaagcccgttcgccACAAGTGCTGAggctgcattctagagcctgtgagccacgactactgaagcctgtgcacctagagcccgtgctccgcaacaagagaagccaccacaatgagaagcccgcacaccgcaagaagagtagcccccgctctccacaactagggaaagtccgtggacagcaacgaagacccaatgcagccaaaaataaataaattaattaattaattaattaattaaaaataaaataagcaatggaaaatagaaaccggtaaattaaaaataaatgatggggcttccctggtggctcagtggttgagagtccgcctgccgatgcaggggacgcgggttcgtgccccggtccgggaagatcgcacatgccgcagagcggctgggcccgtgagccatggccgctgagcctgcacatccggagcctgtgctccacaacgggagaggccacaacagtgagaggcccatgtaccgcaaaaataataataataataaaaaaaaataaatgatggaaagCAGAAACCAGTAAATTATCGCTCATACTTCTACCACAAGCTATCATGGAGAAGAAGGGCAATTCTGGAAATACTGTAAAAATAGTGAAAAGGTGAACTGGTCCATGATCACGCTGACTATAGGAAACAGACTTACAAGTGAATATAGGTATGGGAAGAGGCAGTCTTGGAAAGTAATCTTCCTATAGGGAAGAAAAGAATCCAAGCACAAAAGAtctcatattttatattctatttacGTGAAATGTCCAGAGCACACAAACTATATAGACGGAGAGTAGCTTAGTGATGGTCTAGGGCAAGGGGATGAGATGGAAGGGAATGGGAGGGACCTCTAATAGGGACAGGTTTCTTTTTGAAGGACAAAATGTTCTTAAATCAGATTGTGGTGGTGGTCACACAGCCctgtaactattaaaaaaaaaacccatttaattgtatactttaagtgggtgaattacATAGTCtgtgaaatatatctcagtaaagctgtttaaaataagaaagaaagaaaagattaggTGCTTTTGGGGAAccacaaaataaaggaaagaagaggcaAGATTGAGGGGAAACTTGGGGATccttcaaaacaaaagaaaatttaaaacaaaggacatacaatccctccccaccttcatcttctaaaaataaaaatcaaccagtaaaaaccaaccaaacacacacatacacgcacacacacacacacacacacacaaagtcaaccagtaaaaaaaaaacacgctTTGCTACACTGAGGAAAGGATGAATCTAGAATGACTCCCAGGTTCTGGCGTGGGCAGGTGAGGGTGGATAGGTGGATACTAGTATCATTCATCCAAACAGGGAAGAAATGTGAGAATGTAGAACTGGGGCTGAAGCTGATATTAGGAAGATGTTGAATGTGTGTGTCCCTGGGACATCTATTTGGAATTCAGGGTTAAATAAATATGGAACTTAAAGAGAAGCAAACCTGGGAATCTTCATGCTACAAGAGTTCAACCATCCATGGAAAGCACTTCTACTAAAGGAAAGGACTATGTTTATAGAAGCAAGTTTAGAACAAACTTCCAGGAAGACCAGAATTTAACTGGTGGTGGAAGTCACcaccagggaaaaaaagaagggctAATTAGGGTGGTCCACGGAGACAAGAGAGATTACTAGCTCTGAATCAAAGTGAGGAGAGAATTTTAGGTAGTACTGATTAGCAACCAGATGCCCCAGAGATATTTACTATTCACTTGTTAACACATAAAGCACACACTAGATACCAGGTACTGCTAAGTACAGAGAGAgcagggaagaaaataaagtctCAGTCCTGGTAGAGTTAACATTCTAGaagatttaaaataagaaaaatgtcctTTAGATGTGGCAATGAGTGGGTCATTGGCCACTTTACCTGCAATAAGTTGGGGGTCAGATGATGGAAGAACATGAGTACTTCTCCAAGAAGTTCAACCTCTCCACTGTGGACAAAGAAGAGGCTTGAGCAAAATTACCCATTAGGAAGGATGAAGATGGAGCAGGTAGTGACATCTGTGGTAGACTGAAAGCAGAGAAACGGGGAGGATGGTGAAGCAATGATTCAAACATGCAGTAATAATGGCTTAATCTGGGAAGTTGTGGTAAGAATAGGAAAGAACCTGGTCATGAGAGACCCAAagtgaaaagaatgtaaaaattattCCAAAGTATCATACCACCTAATGTCCTAGAAATAAGACGTTGAGGGGGGTAGTGGTgataaactgaggcttagatgCTCTTGTCCCATGATGTAAATGATAATGTTATTTTCTAGCAGTAATTTAATAATCAGATTAAATTATGTTTTAGAAACTTTAGCGTCTGCTTACTTTATTATACTTACTTGTCTTTGCCATTTTATGCCATAATAGTTTATCAGAGAATAGATTTGCTGgatcaaattttaattattagtaTAATCATTATAAAGTTCCTTTAAGTTTTGTTTGCTTATAATGGCTACCTAAATTCTGGATTTCACTGGAAAAACTGTTTTAGTTGCTCTTAGAAAAGAGCTAAATAAAAATCATGAACTACTCAAATACTTCATAAAACCcagtcctttctcttctttccaaagTATGTGAGTCCAGGCATTTTGCTAAATTTGGTTCTTTGGTTAAGAAAAATACCTAACTTTACCATATTTCAGTGAGTTTTTGGCAATCTTTGTTTTTGTGTGGCATATTGCACATAACTTGAATAATTTATTATTGTACATTGTCATCAGTTGTCCCTGAAAGAGTTTATTCATTAGTTTATACTCCAGAGATTCCATGAGTTGATTACCGTGAGAAACACTTTAATCAAAGAATATGAATAAATTCACTCAGATATTCTGTCTTCCTATTTAGAATAGATGAATGAAAGATATATTATGATCCATCTTAATGTTATTATACCTTTGAGTAGGAAAATAATGCATTAGGTAGACACTTCACTGGTAAACTATAAGCTCCTTTTAAATTTGAACTTCTATTATTCCAAGGTAGAAAGGTTTCActaaaactgtgattaagaaaATTTTGATGTTTGGAGGAatatagtttataaaatgcaaacctatttttattttattattttggtaaacagtaatatgcatttctaatttgattaatttaatttataggtCTTGGGCACTATTTTAAGTGTACTATATCACTTAACTGTCAAACAACCCAATTAGGGGAATGCTTTATTTCTTTGGTGTGTTCTAAGAAAATATTAAtctaaaatgaaagtgaaaatgcATAAAAACTGTATCAATTTAATACCAGATTTAGTAGCCTGTTACGGACAGAAATACTTGGGGAAAATATGGTAAGGCAGTATTATGTATTCTACAGTTATACTTTCCTAAATCAACAGCCTccactggagaattttaaatATCAACAACTTCAGATATAGAATCAGAGATACAAGGTTTCAGTGAAAACAAACTCTTAAAAATGTTTCAGCTCACactcctaattttattttttatttcttacttttttggGGGGCTGCACTGAATGGTGGGCAGGATattagtttccccaccagggatcgaacccgtgccccctgcagtggaagtgtggggtcttaaccactggaccgccagggaagtcccacagtctcctaattttattgatattgaaaCAGAGTCTAAGGTTTATGTTGTAGAACtaacacaatttattttaataattgaatATTGACAACTAGCACTGGTCAGGGGGGCTTTCACTCAGGTATGacataaagtgaaaagacaaatactctggTTTGCAAAGTACATGTCCTTGCTTTTGTGTATAAACCAATGTAACCACTAGGGTCTGATGGAAAATTCTAAATATCTCAGGATACAAGCAGATATAATAGATAAGATTAAAGAGACATATTTATTTCGACTATTTCAATTTAAAGTTTACAAGCATTCCTATACATggtctcagtgtatatgcccttTGAGCCTCTCTACCACAGTCTCTTCtgacaaaaaaaaattccaaaatgttAATCTATAGAGAAAAGTAGCGTAAGGttcatttcaagaaaaaaaagaaaatagaaacttttaaaatgtagaatcaAGGGGAAATAATTTTACTTCACGTAATTACAATATAACGCAACTAAAAAGACCAAATGATTGCCTTAGAAAAGGTAGATCTCccttaaaggaaaaaaggaacaaactctaACATTAGCAGGGCATAGCATATAAATTAAGTGTTGTTATCCTATTTTGTAACCTGTGTCTATACAACTACCAAAAGGCCGGCACATAAGTcctcaataaatgacagctatgattACTAATGGTTGTATAACTTTCCCAAGTCATTTGACCCTTCCTGGCCTAATGATAATGGTCACTATAGTCCCTTCTAATTCTAAGATTCTAATATTGAATCTGGTTTTCAATAAATCTTACCCACACCTAGAATTCTGTCCATTAGCGTCAAAATTTAGTAGAGGTCACCATCTAGTGGCCTTGAGTTGAATTGTTCTGATATCTGAAAAGTGATTTTATCTTTGACAACAGAACATTGATCAATTCACAAAATCTTTTCCAGTTGTAAGAATCATTAAGCTTAGCTATCACTGAAGTAGGCTATGCTGTTCTTGGTACCCTGGAGTATATAGGAGGATGGTTCAGACAATAAGACTTCAGTAAAAATCGTTTTTAGGAAGAAT containing:
- the MYCT1 gene encoding myc target protein 1 translates to MANNTTNLGSPWPENFWEGVIMSFTVSMATVLVIGGFIWALFVCFSRKRASAPISQWSSSRRSRSSYTHGLNRTGFYRHSGCERRSNLSLASLTFQRQTSLEQANSFPRKSSFRGSTFHPFLQSPPLPVETESHMVTFPSSNTSSTINTSHSLGRPDFHWSNHSLRIGLSTPAPPAYESIIKAFPDS